In Nitrospiraceae bacterium, the following are encoded in one genomic region:
- a CDS encoding TonB-dependent receptor: protein MLCKLLICAFLVAVGFPGPTLALEPSVEVARHPPEGNASADLELLKEEETVSVASRYEQPISQAPSNVYVITDEDIRHSGATDIPTILRRVPGLEVMQMNGADFNVSVRGNNQTGANKILVMVDGRSIYNDVQGTVNWKLLPVTLPEIKRIEVLKGPASAVWGFNAFDGVINIITKSPEEMRGTTLQVGGGNFGTLTTSAVQAGTIDKFGYRLSIGHNQNADWTNRNALGFRDSLVNVLTTYALSGNAKLSLAGGVVDSNAFNSILNQDVTNPSRPTQAYGSATYERPNFFIRAFWNLYDSNSLVRFNPALAPFLSYQPRDGAQEGFHIGNTYNLDIQHAFELSPSNRLTYGANYRYNTLSSNSTSEYSTEHRFGLFLQDEWNLARSLTMIAGVRYDLDSFIHPTVSPRIALVYNISPEHTLRISASVAYRPPTLLERRSDVLVLSNAPLPPTTTSILGGPNLSPEQIISYEAGYQGWYLKHRLRLRTDVFLNHVSDLISVTNQSDTLAIYTNDHGSADIYGAEAGIEWLATSWLSGFANYSYQDIRQDSSGRTRRGGPHNKFNLGMRGEWDNGVSAEAVYHYYGSAMYPPGPSFSTLSQAGLATLPDPFVGSYNRLNMRAAYRFWTQKAAAGYQREAEVAATVFNALDDKAKEYPLGQEIGRRIMGWLTLRF from the coding sequence ATGCTTTGCAAACTTCTTATCTGTGCCTTCCTCGTGGCCGTTGGTTTCCCCGGTCCGACCTTGGCGCTTGAGCCTTCCGTTGAGGTCGCCCGTCACCCGCCGGAAGGAAACGCGAGCGCCGACCTGGAACTCTTGAAGGAGGAGGAAACGGTCAGCGTCGCCTCCCGCTACGAGCAACCCATCTCTCAGGCACCGTCCAACGTCTACGTCATTACCGATGAAGACATCCGACATTCCGGAGCCACAGACATCCCGACCATCCTGCGCCGCGTCCCAGGCCTTGAGGTCATGCAAATGAACGGAGCGGATTTCAACGTAAGCGTCCGCGGTAACAACCAGACGGGAGCCAACAAGATCCTTGTCATGGTAGACGGGCGCTCGATCTATAACGACGTACAAGGCACCGTCAATTGGAAGCTGTTACCGGTCACCCTGCCGGAGATCAAACGGATCGAGGTCTTGAAGGGTCCTGCCTCCGCGGTGTGGGGATTCAATGCCTTCGACGGCGTGATCAACATCATCACCAAGTCGCCGGAGGAAATGCGCGGCACCACGCTACAGGTTGGTGGCGGAAATTTCGGCACTCTCACCACATCAGCCGTCCAGGCCGGCACCATCGACAAGTTTGGCTACCGTTTGTCCATCGGTCACAACCAGAATGCCGACTGGACCAACCGGAACGCACTCGGATTCCGCGATAGTCTCGTCAACGTGCTCACCACCTACGCACTGTCTGGCAATGCCAAACTCAGCCTCGCCGGTGGCGTGGTCGATTCGAACGCGTTCAACTCGATTCTCAACCAGGACGTGACCAACCCCTCTCGTCCGACCCAGGCGTATGGGAGTGCGACCTATGAACGGCCGAACTTTTTCATCCGCGCCTTCTGGAATCTATACGACAGCAACTCCCTGGTCCGCTTCAATCCGGCGCTGGCCCCATTCTTGTCTTATCAGCCTCGCGACGGCGCCCAGGAGGGGTTTCACATCGGCAACACCTACAATCTCGACATACAGCATGCGTTCGAACTATCGCCGAGCAACCGGCTCACATATGGCGCGAATTATCGCTACAACACCCTGTCCAGTAACTCGACCTCGGAATACAGCACGGAACATCGATTCGGCCTGTTCCTGCAGGATGAGTGGAACCTCGCGCGCTCACTGACCATGATCGCCGGAGTCCGTTACGACCTGGACAGCTTCATCCATCCAACGGTCAGTCCCCGCATCGCACTTGTCTACAATATTTCCCCGGAACATACCCTGCGGATTTCCGCATCGGTCGCCTATCGCCCGCCTACACTGCTCGAAAGGCGGTCTGACGTACTCGTGCTCAGCAACGCGCCGTTGCCCCCAACGACAACCTCGATCCTGGGCGGCCCCAATCTATCTCCGGAACAGATTATTTCGTACGAGGCGGGGTATCAGGGTTGGTACCTGAAACACCGATTGCGTCTCCGTACCGATGTCTTTCTTAACCACGTCTCTGATCTCATCAGTGTGACCAATCAATCAGACACCCTGGCAATCTATACGAACGACCATGGATCAGCCGATATCTATGGAGCGGAAGCCGGCATCGAATGGCTCGCCACCAGCTGGCTGAGCGGCTTTGCCAACTATTCCTACCAGGACATTCGACAGGATTCGTCCGGACGCACCAGACGCGGTGGCCCACACAACAAGTTCAATCTGGGCATGAGGGGAGAGTGGGACAACGGCGTCAGCGCTGAAGCCGTGTACCATTACTACGGCTCCGCCATGTATCCGCCGGGGCCGTCGTTCAGCACACTGTCTCAAGCCGGTCTCGCCACCCTCCCCGATCCGTTCGTCGGATCCTACAATCGATTGAACATGCGGGCGGCGTACCGCTTCTGGACCCAAAAGGCTGCGGCTGGGTACCAGCGCGAGGCTGAAGTTGCGGCAACTGTCTTCAACGCCCTCGACGACAAGGCCAAGGAATATCCATTGGGGCAGGAGATCGGACGACGGATCATGGGCTGGCTCACGTTGAGATTTTGA
- a CDS encoding TonB-dependent receptor, translating into MRVSSFPPLILGLFLVVCRLHQAHAEIAPEVDTALGHDRVVSEELKLLKEEETVSIATRYEQPISQAPSNVYVITDEDIRHSGATDIPSVLRRVPGLDIMQVTGADFNVSARGDNQLFANKMLVMVDGRSIYIDGQGLVFWKALPVTLPEIKRIEILKGPASVIYGFNAFDGVINIITKSSQELKGTTLQFGGGEYGTISSAAVHAGTAGRLDYRLSLGRDQNQQFRNRDALAFRSQKFNVQTQYAFSGDSVLRVAGGFIDTNRFDGPVSNVLVPMSQVNQGYADVHYQFHGLTVRGWWQGNDLPVDSVTHPLLAPFLRQTNAAGTNNLSFVTNTYNLELQHGIDLGTTNRLSYGINYRYNSVDGSAVSQLGREDRLGFHLQDEWKLLPALTAVAGVRYDMHTRIAGTWSPRIALVYSMTPDHTFRLSGSVAYRPPTLFEANLDLRFVPTIPPLFSPFPLVGSQKLGPEQIISYEAGYQGWWLKHRLRTRVDLFFNHLSELINFQTVGNTRTLVNGNDADIYGTEAGVEFLATQALSGFANVSYQKVGQTFTGVSRRGAPDWKANVGVRGEWDSGFNGEAAVHYVSGATYPLIEFFASLAPVLPAPVSTTVDSYTLLNLRGGYRFWHDKAEVAIAVYNALNDQHKEHPLGDTLGSRVMGWLTLKL; encoded by the coding sequence ATGCGAGTGAGTTCCTTCCCGCCGCTCATCCTTGGGCTGTTCCTAGTCGTTTGCCGGTTGCACCAAGCCCATGCCGAGATCGCCCCCGAGGTCGACACTGCCCTCGGGCATGATCGAGTGGTCAGCGAAGAACTCAAACTGCTCAAGGAAGAGGAAACAGTCAGCATCGCCACTCGGTACGAGCAACCGATTTCGCAGGCCCCCTCCAACGTCTACGTCATTACGGATGAGGATATCCGTCACTCTGGTGCCACCGATATCCCGAGCGTGCTCAGGCGCGTCCCGGGGCTCGATATCATGCAAGTGACCGGAGCGGACTTCAACGTGAGCGCGCGAGGCGATAACCAGCTGTTTGCCAATAAGATGCTGGTGATGGTGGATGGCCGCTCGATATACATCGACGGCCAAGGGCTCGTCTTCTGGAAGGCGCTGCCTGTCACGCTTCCCGAAATCAAACGCATTGAGATCTTGAAGGGTCCGGCCTCGGTGATTTACGGTTTCAACGCCTTTGACGGCGTCATCAACATCATCACCAAGTCTTCCCAGGAACTCAAGGGCACCACCCTTCAGTTTGGCGGGGGCGAGTACGGAACCATCTCCAGCGCAGCCGTCCATGCCGGGACCGCCGGTCGTCTCGATTACCGGCTTTCGCTCGGCCGAGACCAGAATCAGCAATTTCGCAATCGTGATGCGCTCGCCTTCCGGTCGCAAAAATTCAACGTCCAGACGCAATATGCCTTCTCCGGCGATTCCGTGTTGCGGGTGGCCGGAGGGTTCATTGATACAAACCGTTTTGACGGCCCGGTGTCCAATGTCTTGGTTCCGATGAGCCAGGTCAACCAGGGCTATGCCGATGTGCACTATCAGTTTCACGGGCTCACGGTGCGCGGCTGGTGGCAGGGCAACGACCTGCCAGTCGACTCGGTCACCCACCCGCTGCTCGCGCCGTTTCTGCGTCAGACGAACGCCGCCGGAACGAATAACCTGTCGTTCGTCACGAACACCTACAATCTCGAACTCCAGCACGGCATTGACCTCGGTACCACGAATCGGTTGAGTTACGGCATCAATTATCGCTACAACTCGGTCGACGGAAGCGCCGTCTCCCAGCTCGGACGCGAAGATCGTTTGGGTTTTCACCTGCAGGATGAGTGGAAATTGCTCCCGGCCCTGACGGCGGTCGCCGGAGTGCGCTATGACATGCACACCCGCATCGCGGGGACGTGGAGCCCGCGCATCGCCCTGGTTTATAGCATGACCCCCGATCATACATTCCGACTGAGTGGATCCGTGGCCTACCGTCCCCCGACCCTGTTCGAAGCAAATCTGGATCTCCGTTTTGTCCCGACGATCCCGCCGCTCTTCTCCCCTTTTCCGCTGGTGGGTTCCCAGAAGCTTGGACCGGAGCAGATCATCTCCTATGAAGCCGGATACCAGGGCTGGTGGCTCAAGCATCGCCTCCGAACGAGGGTCGACCTATTCTTCAATCATCTGTCGGAGTTGATCAACTTCCAAACCGTCGGAAACACCCGCACGCTGGTGAACGGCAACGACGCCGATATTTATGGCACGGAGGCGGGAGTAGAATTTCTCGCCACCCAGGCCTTGAGCGGATTTGCCAACGTGTCCTACCAGAAAGTCGGACAGACCTTTACGGGTGTCTCCCGCCGCGGCGCCCCGGACTGGAAAGCCAATGTCGGGGTCCGCGGTGAATGGGATTCCGGATTCAACGGGGAAGCGGCCGTCCATTACGTCTCCGGCGCCACTTACCCGCTGATTGAATTCTTTGCTTCCCTGGCGCCCGTACTTCCCGCACCGGTAAGCACCACAGTCGATAGCTATACCTTGTTGAACCTTCGAGGCGGCTACCGGTTTTGGCACGACAAGGCGGAAGTGGCGATCGCGGTCTACAATGCCCTCAACGACCAGCATAAGGAGCACCCACTTGGCGATACGCTGGGTAGTCGGGTCATGGGCTGGCTTACCCTCAAACTATGA
- a CDS encoding outer membrane protein transport protein, producing MTTWILRLFQFFLWLGFAGILFVLPAGPVSAQTPRLQGQGAAAAAMGNAFAAQADDPSALHYNPAGLTQLHGFQSLFGTSLIGGTTQFTSPTGTQVTGDRNGSVAWPPPGHVYLVANLKDLGLTALGDLSAGVGFNNPFGSLTRYPNDGPFRTAVTFTTLPLLDIKPTLAYKLNDQLSLGLGADIYTFSGLFGEGHVEQRSVWPGGLGISSGSLVELNGSDTTAGFNVSLLYTPFRNQDGKPLANIGLVYRSQATLHLTGNLLANGSLVSPTTATLVLPQVFSSGLAIWPIRNREREWKLELDVDYVGWKSNRNLDVHLTNGTVIPFPQNWQGAYTVMLGTEYRWLHLASLPDWEVALRAGYMNQQTQVPDRTFNPGVPSANSHVPSIGLGLACNASGSMFGLFKCGDMGLGPLKPKLFAIDLSYQLALYEVRTVAGNQNPTVNGRYDTQVHVGSVSLRFNY from the coding sequence ATGACCACTTGGATCCTTCGGTTGTTTCAGTTTTTCCTCTGGCTTGGCTTCGCGGGAATCCTGTTTGTCTTGCCCGCTGGACCCGTCTCCGCCCAGACTCCTCGACTTCAAGGCCAGGGCGCCGCGGCGGCGGCCATGGGAAATGCCTTTGCCGCCCAAGCCGACGATCCTTCGGCGCTGCATTACAATCCAGCGGGCCTGACTCAGCTGCACGGGTTCCAGTCGCTCTTTGGCACCTCGTTGATCGGCGGTACGACACAATTCACGAGTCCGACGGGAACTCAGGTGACCGGAGATCGCAACGGGAGTGTGGCATGGCCGCCTCCCGGTCACGTCTATCTCGTCGCCAATCTAAAGGACCTCGGCCTAACGGCTTTGGGCGATCTCAGTGCCGGTGTAGGGTTCAACAATCCGTTCGGGTCCCTCACGCGCTATCCAAACGACGGCCCATTTCGTACCGCAGTCACCTTCACCACACTGCCGTTGCTCGATATCAAACCCACACTCGCCTACAAACTCAACGATCAGCTGTCGCTCGGACTCGGAGCAGACATTTACACATTTTCGGGACTTTTCGGCGAAGGACATGTCGAACAGCGGTCGGTCTGGCCAGGCGGGCTGGGTATCTCCTCCGGCTCACTGGTCGAATTGAACGGGTCTGACACTACGGCAGGATTCAACGTCAGCCTCCTTTACACTCCGTTTAGAAATCAGGATGGGAAACCCCTCGCCAATATCGGCCTGGTCTACCGGAGCCAAGCCACCCTTCACCTCACCGGAAACCTGCTGGCCAACGGTTCGCTCGTCTCGCCGACTACGGCAACGTTAGTGTTGCCGCAAGTCTTTTCCAGCGGGTTGGCCATCTGGCCTATTAGAAACCGTGAGCGCGAATGGAAACTCGAATTGGACGTTGACTACGTCGGCTGGAAGTCGAACCGAAACCTGGACGTTCACCTGACCAACGGCACCGTCATTCCATTCCCGCAAAACTGGCAAGGCGCCTATACGGTCATGCTTGGGACGGAATATCGTTGGCTTCATTTGGCATCTCTCCCGGACTGGGAGGTGGCGCTTCGAGCCGGTTATATGAATCAGCAAACCCAAGTACCGGACAGAACGTTCAATCCAGGTGTCCCCTCCGCAAATTCCCACGTTCCCTCGATCGGTCTCGGGCTCGCCTGCAATGCATCTGGATCGATGTTCGGCCTATTCAAATGCGGCGACATGGGCCTCGGTCCGTTGAAACCCAAACTGTTTGCTATCGACCTCTCCTACCAACTCGCGCTGTACGAAGTCCGCACCGTGGCGGGCAACCAGAACCCAACGGTCAACGGCCGATATGATACGCAGGTCCATGTTGGCTCAGTCTCTCTACGATTCAACTACTAA
- a CDS encoding response regulator — MTELLTKDHSILERPSMEYRPFGIDDRGEKICDVSGVVVQSNIDYLRDYLSRTAGPVVADQAVPRLCQMLNERITDHTYHVTPESLVNPWNSYSYEFVCYLREFCERLAGDPNFHVNVGTQRKVPPLIQILGRPFSTQQLYKMWPYFGSKYVKGVLEFEVGEVTSRSAILRMKFTERALAQFGAYRKRCVDVICLSCKSSIARVQQQVHGTPAATVRDLACTAKGDPYCEWEFTWTPQVRDWVPFAMWALVAGGMLSYLHVQHPEFPTLETLGLALVPPALLWWMISTHTRQAAKPLQRLIRDQEQAVDARHEELREAYLEQQGTAVTLRRKVNELTALHRAGLLFSSTFDREQLLTQVLDAIVRDLHYDRAMITQFDRTRQVSYDFRVRGVPANVAELLRTQEVAVTDPSTVEGTVLLKGEAFLTNDIHGIWDRLHPVDQHLISLLQVKSFIAVPLKVQDLVIGSLSVDRAHDRALTQEDLDILTTLASQVAIALDNARAYREIESLNAGLEARVRERTSELESANARLKQMDRLKSQFLAHVSHELRTPLTSIVGFADNMIEGLVGSLNAKQEQYLSRIKANGTRLARMITDLLDLSRVEAGKLVLSFDLLPLPTIVADVIEQLRPLAAGKSLQLAMQSSQPTIQVWADPDRLSQILTNLLDNAIKYTPEGGQILVELSMDLHRMAHIIVRDTGLGIPEEAIPKLFDPFFRVQQHQERNQVKGLGLGLAIVKDLVELHGGTISVRSEVGRGTQFEFTLPLRAPEDAAQGRSAPSCRRLLVVDDDRDIGVLLKDRLEAEGYDVFVAETGPAALRTISAGATDGVLLDIALPGTDGMDLLRDLRKTEPEVPVVMMTAVEGLDRAMAAVEAGAQGYLLKPFDAGQLRQVVDRWFKQT; from the coding sequence ATGACTGAACTACTGACCAAGGACCACTCCATTCTCGAACGGCCCTCCATGGAGTACCGCCCGTTCGGCATCGACGACCGGGGGGAGAAGATCTGCGATGTGAGCGGGGTCGTGGTCCAGTCGAACATTGACTACCTGCGAGACTATCTCAGCCGCACAGCCGGGCCTGTTGTCGCCGACCAAGCCGTCCCTCGCCTGTGCCAGATGTTGAACGAGCGTATTACCGACCACACCTACCATGTAACCCCCGAGTCACTGGTCAATCCCTGGAATAGCTACTCCTACGAATTTGTGTGCTACCTTCGCGAATTCTGCGAACGTCTTGCCGGCGACCCCAACTTCCATGTGAACGTCGGGACACAACGCAAGGTGCCTCCGCTCATCCAAATCTTAGGTCGTCCTTTTTCAACCCAGCAGCTGTACAAGATGTGGCCGTATTTCGGCAGCAAGTACGTGAAGGGCGTGCTCGAATTCGAGGTGGGTGAGGTCACCAGCCGTTCGGCCATCCTCCGCATGAAATTCACCGAGCGAGCGCTGGCGCAATTCGGCGCCTATCGCAAGCGCTGCGTCGACGTCATTTGTCTGTCGTGCAAGAGCAGCATCGCGCGTGTCCAGCAACAGGTCCATGGCACACCCGCCGCGACGGTTCGGGACCTCGCCTGCACGGCCAAAGGCGATCCTTACTGTGAATGGGAATTTACCTGGACCCCGCAGGTTCGAGACTGGGTACCGTTCGCCATGTGGGCCCTGGTCGCAGGCGGCATGCTGTCCTATCTGCACGTTCAGCATCCGGAGTTTCCCACGCTGGAGACGCTCGGCCTGGCCTTGGTCCCGCCGGCACTGCTGTGGTGGATGATCAGCACCCATACACGCCAGGCCGCCAAACCGCTCCAGCGGCTGATTCGCGACCAAGAGCAGGCCGTCGATGCCCGTCATGAGGAACTGCGCGAAGCCTACCTCGAGCAGCAAGGCACCGCGGTGACATTGCGGCGCAAGGTCAACGAGCTGACGGCGCTCCATCGCGCCGGGCTCTTGTTCAGCTCAACGTTCGATCGGGAGCAGCTATTGACGCAGGTCTTGGACGCAATTGTTCGCGACCTGCATTACGATCGAGCCATGATCACGCAGTTCGACCGTACCAGACAGGTCTCCTACGACTTTCGCGTCCGCGGCGTGCCGGCCAACGTTGCCGAGTTGCTGCGAACGCAGGAGGTGGCCGTGACCGATCCCAGCACGGTCGAGGGCACGGTCTTGCTGAAAGGCGAAGCGTTCCTCACCAATGATATTCATGGGATCTGGGACCGTCTCCATCCGGTCGACCAACACTTGATCTCACTGTTGCAAGTGAAGTCGTTCATTGCTGTCCCGCTGAAAGTACAGGACCTCGTCATCGGCTCGCTCTCCGTCGACCGTGCCCACGACCGTGCACTGACTCAGGAAGACCTCGACATCCTGACCACACTGGCAAGCCAGGTCGCCATCGCTTTGGACAACGCCCGCGCTTACCGGGAGATTGAGTCCCTGAACGCCGGTCTTGAAGCGCGGGTCCGCGAGCGAACCAGCGAATTGGAGTCCGCCAACGCTCGACTGAAGCAAATGGATCGGCTGAAATCTCAATTCCTGGCCCACGTTTCCCACGAATTGCGCACACCGCTGACGAGCATCGTCGGCTTTGCCGACAATATGATCGAAGGGCTGGTCGGCTCGCTGAACGCAAAACAAGAACAATACCTGTCCCGCATCAAAGCGAACGGCACCAGATTGGCCCGCATGATCACGGACCTTTTGGATCTGTCCCGAGTGGAAGCGGGCAAGCTCGTTTTATCGTTCGACCTCCTGCCCCTCCCGACCATCGTCGCGGACGTCATCGAGCAACTTCGCCCCCTCGCCGCCGGCAAAAGCCTGCAGCTGGCCATGCAGTCGTCGCAACCGACGATCCAGGTGTGGGCTGACCCCGACCGGCTCAGCCAAATTTTGACGAACCTGCTCGATAATGCTATCAAGTACACGCCGGAAGGGGGTCAAATCCTTGTCGAACTGTCGATGGACCTTCACCGAATGGCCCACATCATCGTGCGTGACACCGGGCTGGGAATACCGGAAGAAGCCATCCCGAAGCTATTCGACCCGTTCTTTCGTGTGCAGCAGCATCAAGAACGGAACCAGGTGAAGGGTCTGGGTCTCGGTCTGGCCATCGTCAAGGACTTGGTCGAGCTCCATGGCGGCACGATTTCGGTGCGAAGCGAAGTGGGACGGGGTACGCAATTTGAGTTTACGCTGCCGCTTCGTGCTCCGGAGGATGCGGCCCAAGGCCGGTCGGCACCATCATGCCGACGCCTCCTCGTGGTGGATGATGATCGGGATATCGGCGTGCTCCTCAAGGATCGTCTCGAAGCAGAAGGATATGACGTCTTCGTCGCAGAGACGGGACCGGCGGCTCTCCGCACGATTTCGGCCGGAGCAACCGATGGGGTCCTCCTCGACATCGCCCTGCCCGGCACAGACGGTATGGACCTTCTCCGTGACCTCCGGAAGACCGAGCCGGAAGTTCCGGTCGTGATGATGACTGCCGTGGAGGGTCTTGATCGCGCTATGGCCGCCGTTGAAGCCGGCGCCCAAGGCTACCTGCTCAAGCCGTTCGATGCCGGGCAGTTGAGACAGGTTGTGGATCGTTGGTTCAAACAGACCTGA